The following are from one region of the Myxocyprinus asiaticus isolate MX2 ecotype Aquarium Trade chromosome 2, UBuf_Myxa_2, whole genome shotgun sequence genome:
- the LOC127410714 gene encoding macrophage mannose receptor 1-like: MEHIYLFILSLSGVLSLTLCNTHDYILIKQLKTWGDAQTYCRENHVDLATVQSNENFKRLQEVADTNKFTGLAWIGLYNDINSWRWSYQDESQLFKSWLLGQPDNYGSGEECVVLRYDGVWYDMFCWQLRYFLCYDERSNSTDSYVLVTKSKTWLDAQTHCRQHYTDLVTIRNQTDNDLLAKKINGITDFVWIGLFRDKWKWSDQANFTYSTQVTVQRLVGANENCANVNYWGYIEDYPCSTTFYFYCDTVWLKRQIMRLEVKANQNVTDTKLKALVLKQIEQTLNEQGWAEDVTMTWMKQHNGRVFQKINTFVPNSSNGSSSCSDHNF, translated from the exons ATGGAACACATTTACCTTTTTATCCTTTCTCTGTCAG GAGTCCTGTCGCTAACTCTGTGCAACACACATGACTACATTCTGATTAAACAGTTAAAAACATGGGGAGATGCTCAGACTTACTGCCGAGAGAACCATGTTGATCTGGCCACTGTTCAAAGTAATGAAAACTTCAAACGTCTGCAAGAAGTAGCAGATACAAATAAATTTACTGGACTTGCCTGGATTGGCCTGTACAATGACATCAATAGCTGGCGGTGGTCTTATCAAGATGAGAGTCAATTGTTTAAGAGCTGGTTGTTGGGGCAGCCAGATAACTATGGTTCGGGAGAGGAGTGTGTTGTACTAAGATATGATGGTGTTTGGTATGACATGTTCTGTTGGCAGCTAAGATATTTTCTGTGTTATGACG AGCGGAGCAACAGCACAGACAGTTATGTTTTAGTTACTAAATCAAAGACTTGGCTTGATGCGCAGACACACTGCAGACAGCATTATACAGACCTGGTCACCATTAGAAATCAAACGGACAATGACCTGTTAGCAAAGAAGATAAATGGGATTACAGATTTTGTCTGGATTGGACTATTTAGGGACAAATGGAAGTGGTCAGACCAGGCCAACTTTACTTACTCAACTCAAGTGACTGTTCAACGTCTGGTTGGAGCAAATGAAAACTGTGCTAATGTAAATTATTGGGGTTACATCGAAGACTATCCCTGCTCTACAACTTTTTACTTCTATTGTGACACTG TGTGGCTGAAACGGCAGATCATGAGACTGGAAGTAAAAGCCAATCAGAATGTGACTGATACTAAATTGAAGGCTCTCGTCTTAAAGCAG ATAGAGCAAACACTGAATGAACAAGGCTGGGCAGAAGACGTCACCATGACATGGATGAAGCAACACAATGGACGAGTCTTCCAGAAGATTAATACATTTGTACCCAATAGTAGTAATGGAAGCTCTTCTTGCTCTGACCACAACTTCTGA